The nucleotide window CGAGGGCATGCTGCCCAAGACCGGTGACGGCGGCACCCTGCCGCTGGACGCGCCGATCTCCGTCAAGGAAGCCGTCATGCCCTGGTCGCGGTTCCGCGACATCCACGGCCGCGGCGTCGACACGATCCTCGGCCCGGAGATGCGCTCCACCGGCGAGGTCATGGGCATCGACTCGGTCTTCGGCACCGCCTATGCCAAGTCGCAGACCGGCGCCTACGGCGCACTGCCCACCAAGGGCCGGGCGTTCGTCTCGGTAGCCAACCGGGACAAGCGTTCGATGATCTTCCCGGCCCGGGAACTGGTCGCGCACGGCTTCGAGCTGCTCGCCACCTCCGGTACCGCCGAGGTGCTGCGCCGCAACGGCATCAACGCGACCGTGGTCCGCAAGCAGTCCGAGGGCGAGGGCCCGAACGGTGAGAAGACCATCGTCCAGCTGATCCACGACGGCGAGGTCGATCTGATCATCAACACCCCCTACGGCACCGGCGGCCGGCTGGACGGCTACGACATCCGTACCGCCTCCGTCGCCCGCGGCATCCCCTGCCTGACCACGGTCCAGGCGCTGGCCGCGGCCGTCCAGGGCATCGAGGCCATGTCCCGCGGAGACGTGGGGGTGCGTTCCCTCCAGGAACACGCCGAACATCTCACCGCGGCCCGCGCGGAGTAGCGGCAGGGAGGGGGACACCGAGGCGGTGTCCCCCTCTTCGTGCGCCCCGCACCCGCTCCACGAGCCCCCGACTCCTCACCGCGGAAGGTCCCGCCCGACGATGTACCGCCTGTTCTTCCACCTGATCTTCAAGCGCATGGACCCCGAGGAGGCCCACCACCTGGCCTTCCGCTGGATCCAGCTGGCCGTGCGCATCCCCGTGCTGCGCACCTTCCTCGCGGCCGCCCTCGCCCCCCGCCACGAGGAGCTGCGCACCGAGGCCCTGGGCCGCCGGATGCACGGCCCCTTCGGGCTGGCCGCCGGCTTCGACAAGAACGCCGTCGCTATCGACGGCACGACCATGCTCGGCTTCGACCACGTCGAGATCGGCACGGTCACCGCCCAGCCGCAGCCGGGCAACCCCAAGAAGCGCCTGTTCCGCCTTGTACCGGACCGTGCGCTGATCAACCGGATGGGGTTCAACAACGACGGCTCGGCGTCCGTGGCGGCCCGCCTGGCGGCCCGCAACCCGGTCTTCCCGGCCACCGTCGGTGTCAACATCGGCAAGACCAAGGTCGTACCGGAGGACGAGGCGACCGCCGACTACGTCGCCTCCACCGAGCGGCTCGCCCGCCACGCCGACTACCTGGTCGTCAACGTCTCCTCCCCGAACACGCCGGGGCTGCGCAACCTCCAGGCCGTCGACCACCTGCGGCCGCTGCTGACCGCGGTCCGCGAGGCCGCGGACCGTACCGTCACCGACCGCCGGGTCCCGCTGCTGGTCAAGATCGCGCCGGACCTCGCCGACGCGGACGTGGACGCGGTCGCCGACCTCGCCGTCGAGCTCGGCCTGGACGGGATCATCGCCACCAACACCACGATCGCCCGCGAGGGCCTGGGGCTGACCTCCGCCCCGGAGCTGATCGCCGAGACCGGCGGACTGTCCGGCGCGCCCGTCAAGGAACGCTCCCTGGAGGTGCTGCGGCGCCTCTACGCCCGGGTCGGCGACACGATCACCCTCATCGGCGTCGGCGGCATCGAGAACGCCGAGGACGCCTGGCAGCGCATCCTCGCCGGCGCCACCCTGGTCCAGGGCTACAGCGCCTTCATCTACCAGGGCCCGTTCTGGTGCCGCGCGATCCACAAGGGACTGGCCGCCCGCCTGCGCAACAGCCCCTACGCCACCCTCGCCGAGGCCGTCGGCGCCGAGCACAAGAAGGTGACCACATGACCGAGTCCGCGAACCCCTTCGGGGCCCGCCTGCGCCGCGCCATGGACGCGCGCGGACCGCTGTGCGTCGGCATCGACCCGCATGCCTCGCTGCTGGCCGACTGGGGCCTGAACGACGATGTCGCGGGCCTGGCGCGTTTCACCCGTACCGTCGTGGAGGCCCTCGGCGACTCGGTGGCCGTGTTCAAGCCACAATCCGCGTTCTTCGAGCGCTTCGGCTCGCGCGGCCTGGCCGTCCTGGAGACCGCCGTCGTCGAGGCCCGCGAGCGCGGCGCCCTGGTCGTGATGGACGCCAAGCGCGGCGACATCGGCTCCACCATGGCCGCGTACGCCGCGACCTACCTCGACCCGGCCTCCCCGCTGTTCTCGGACGCCGTGACGGTCAGCCCCTTCCTGGGCTACGGCTCGCTGCGCCCGGCCGTCGACCTGGCCCGGGAGAACGGCTGCGGGCTGTTCACCCTCGCCCTCACCTCCAACCCGGAGGGCGAGGAGGTCCAGCGCGCGGTCCGCGCCGACGGCAGCACCGTCGCGGCGACCATGCTCGGCCACCTCGCCGCGGAGAACGCCGGCGCCGAGCCGCTGGGCTCCTTCGGCGCGGTCGTCGGCGCCACGCTCGGCGATCTCTCCTCGTTCGAGCTGTCGATCAACGGCCCGCTGCTCGCCCCCGGCATCGGCGCCCAGGGAGCCACCCCCGCTGACCTCCCGGCCGTCTTCGGCGACGCCGTCCACAACGTCCTGCCGAGCGTCAGCCGGGGGGTGCTGCGGCACGGTCCGGACCCCTCGGCACTGCGCGCGGCGGCCGACCGATTCGCCGACGAAGTGCGCACCGCGCTCGCCTGAACGCCTTCCGGCGGGGACTTTGGTCCCGAATTGTCCTGGTCAGCAGAGTCTGACCAGGACTTTTCGTCTGTTCTCGCTGACTCCGGAGCGCTCGCCCGCTAGTCTCCGACGAGAGCACTGCACGTAAGCGCGTTGCTCGTTGCTCCGCAGGTGCGGGGCGACTAGGTTCCACACCGGTCCGTATCCGAGTTCTACATCCGAGGTGACGTAGGCGTGGCTCTTCCGCCCCTTACCCCTGAACAGCGCGCAGCCGCGCTCGAGAAGGCCGCCGCGGCTCGCCGGGAGCGCGCCGAGGTCAAGAATCGGCTCAAGCACTCCGGTGCTTCCCTCCATGAGGTCATCAAGCAGGGCCAGGAGAACGACGTCATCGGCAAGATGAAGGTCTCCGCCCTCTTGGAGTCCCTGCCGGGCGTCGGCAAGGTCCGTGCCAAGCAGATCATGGAGCGACTCGGGATCTCCGAGAGCCGCCGAGTCCGGGGTCTTGGCTCCAACCAGATCGCGTCGCTGGAGCGCGAGTTCGGCAGCACCGCTTCCTGAATTTTCCGGCACCACCGGGAAGCTGGAATAATCGCTGCATGAGTTCTGCAGTCTCCCGGGGGACGACCCCCGAGCCCCCGGCCAGACAACCGCGGCTGACCGTGCTCTCCGGCCCCTCCGGGGTCGGCAAGAGCACGGTCGTCGCGCATATGCGCAAGGTCCACCCCGAGGTCTGGCTCTCGGTTTCGGCCACGACCCGCAAGCCGCGCCCCGGGGAGCGGCACGGCGTGCAGTACTTCTTCGTCGACGACGTGGAATTCGACAAGCTGATCGCCAACGGTGAGCTGCTCGAATGGGCCGAATTCGCCGGCAACCGCTACGGCACCCCCCGCAAGGCGGTGCTGGACCGGCTGGAGGCCGGCGAGCCGGTCCTGCTGGAGATCGACCTGCAGGGCGCCCGCCAGGTACGCGAGTCCATGGCGGAGGCCCATCTGGTCTTCCTCGCCCCGCCGAGCTGGGACGAGCTGGTCCGCCGGCTCACCGGCCGGGGCACCGAGGCGCCGGAGGTCATCGAACGCCGGCTCGCCGCCGCCCGGGTCGAACTGGCGGCGGAGAAGGAGTTCGATGTGACGCTTGTCAACACCTCCGTCGAGGACGTCAGCCGCGAGCTGCTAGCCTTGATGTTGCATCGATCCGAGGAGCGGAACACCAGCGGCTGACCCCGCCGAGCTTCACCGGCCCCGGACCGACCACGACTTTGCGCCATTTCCGTTACGACCAGGCGCATGACCCAGGCGTTATCCCCTTTCGGAAGGCAGAGAGTGTCCTCTTCCATCACCGCACCCGAGGGCATCATCAACCCGCCCATTGATGAGCTTCTCGAGGCCACCGATTCGAAGTACAGCCTCGTGATCTACGCCGCCAAGCGCGCGCGCCAGATCAACGCGTACTACTCGCAGCTCGGCGAGGGCCTGCTGGAGTACGTCGGCCCCCTCGTGGACACGCACGTCCACGAGAAGCCCCTGTCGATCGCGCTGCGCGAGATCAACGCGGGCCTGCTGACCTCCGAGGCCATCGAGGGCCCCGCGCAGTAAGGCAGCACAGCAGTTCATCGAGGCCCGGCGGAGCGACCGCCGGGCCCTTGGTGTGTCATAGGGGCATACGACACAGGGACCGAGCCCGGGGAGCGGCGGAGCGATGGACAAGCGGGAGCGGGAGCGGCCCAGGGTCGTCCTGGGGGTCAGTGGCGGGATCGCCGCGTACAAGGCGTGCGAGCTGCTGCGGCGGCTGACCGAGTCCGGGCATGACGTACGGGTCGTGCCGACCGCCTCGGCGCTGCACTTCGTCGGTGAGGCCACCTGGTCGGCGCTGTCCGGCAACCCAGCCGGCACCGAGGTCTGGGAGTCCGTCCACGAGGTCCCGCACGTCCGCATCGGCCAGGCCGCCGATCTTGTCGTGGTCGCCCCGGCCACCGCCGACATGCTGGCCAAGGCCGCCCACGGCCTCGCCGACGATCTGCTGACGAACACGCTGCTCACCGCGCGCTGTCCGGTGGTCTTCGCCCCGGCGATGCACACCGAGATGTGGGAGCACCCCGCGACCCAGGAGAACGTCGCCACCCTGCGCCGCCGCGGCGCGCTCGTCATCGAGCCCGCGGTCGGCCGGCTGACCGGCGTCGACACCGGCAAGGGCCGTCTCCCCGACCCGGCCGAGATCTTCGCCGTCTGCCGCCGGGTGCTGGCCCGCGGCC belongs to Streptomyces sp. NBC_01454 and includes:
- the gmk gene encoding guanylate kinase; this encodes MSSAVSRGTTPEPPARQPRLTVLSGPSGVGKSTVVAHMRKVHPEVWLSVSATTRKPRPGERHGVQYFFVDDVEFDKLIANGELLEWAEFAGNRYGTPRKAVLDRLEAGEPVLLEIDLQGARQVRESMAEAHLVFLAPPSWDELVRRLTGRGTEAPEVIERRLAAARVELAAEKEFDVTLVNTSVEDVSRELLALMLHRSEERNTSG
- the rpoZ gene encoding DNA-directed RNA polymerase subunit omega; translation: MSSSITAPEGIINPPIDELLEATDSKYSLVIYAAKRARQINAYYSQLGEGLLEYVGPLVDTHVHEKPLSIALREINAGLLTSEAIEGPAQ
- a CDS encoding quinone-dependent dihydroorotate dehydrogenase, which encodes MYRLFFHLIFKRMDPEEAHHLAFRWIQLAVRIPVLRTFLAAALAPRHEELRTEALGRRMHGPFGLAAGFDKNAVAIDGTTMLGFDHVEIGTVTAQPQPGNPKKRLFRLVPDRALINRMGFNNDGSASVAARLAARNPVFPATVGVNIGKTKVVPEDEATADYVASTERLARHADYLVVNVSSPNTPGLRNLQAVDHLRPLLTAVREAADRTVTDRRVPLLVKIAPDLADADVDAVADLAVELGLDGIIATNTTIAREGLGLTSAPELIAETGGLSGAPVKERSLEVLRRLYARVGDTITLIGVGGIENAEDAWQRILAGATLVQGYSAFIYQGPFWCRAIHKGLAARLRNSPYATLAEAVGAEHKKVTT
- a CDS encoding integration host factor, producing the protein MALPPLTPEQRAAALEKAAAARRERAEVKNRLKHSGASLHEVIKQGQENDVIGKMKVSALLESLPGVGKVRAKQIMERLGISESRRVRGLGSNQIASLEREFGSTAS
- the pyrF gene encoding orotidine-5'-phosphate decarboxylase, which produces MTESANPFGARLRRAMDARGPLCVGIDPHASLLADWGLNDDVAGLARFTRTVVEALGDSVAVFKPQSAFFERFGSRGLAVLETAVVEARERGALVVMDAKRGDIGSTMAAYAATYLDPASPLFSDAVTVSPFLGYGSLRPAVDLARENGCGLFTLALTSNPEGEEVQRAVRADGSTVAATMLGHLAAENAGAEPLGSFGAVVGATLGDLSSFELSINGPLLAPGIGAQGATPADLPAVFGDAVHNVLPSVSRGVLRHGPDPSALRAAADRFADEVRTALA